From a single Streptomyces misionensis genomic region:
- a CDS encoding alpha/beta fold hydrolase gives MSETPSNTLQYRFDGPEEAPVLILGPSLGTTWHMWDRQVPELAKQWRVFRFDLPGHGGAPAHPAGSAGELAARLLATLDGLGVQRFGYAGCALGGAVGIELALRHPERLASLALVAASPRFGTADEFRQRGVIVRTNGLDPIARTSPERWFTGGFAAAQPAITEWAVQMVRTTDPGCYIAACEILAAFDVRAELGRVGVPTLVLVGSEDQVTGPAEARTLVAGIPDARLAVVPGASHLVPVEQPAAVTDLLVHHFATAWQQPYDTGQIALPGTSAALPVQAVPPQAPAPVAEIAPATATAPPEDRPDRYETGLKIRREVLGDAHVDQELAAADRFSGDFQEFVTRYAWGEVWDRPGLDRRTRSCIALTALAAGGHLEDLAAHTRAALRNGLTPDEIREVLLQTSLYCGLPAAAGAFRVAQRVIQEETTPTE, from the coding sequence GTGAGTGAGACACCGTCGAACACCCTGCAATACCGCTTTGACGGGCCAGAAGAGGCTCCCGTCCTGATCCTGGGTCCCTCGCTGGGCACCACATGGCACATGTGGGACCGCCAGGTTCCGGAGCTGGCCAAGCAGTGGCGGGTCTTCCGGTTCGACCTGCCCGGGCACGGCGGGGCGCCCGCCCATCCGGCCGGTTCGGCGGGCGAGCTGGCCGCGCGGCTGCTGGCGACCCTGGACGGGCTCGGCGTGCAGCGGTTCGGGTACGCGGGCTGCGCGCTGGGCGGCGCCGTCGGCATCGAGCTGGCCCTGCGCCACCCGGAGCGGCTGGCGTCGCTCGCGCTGGTCGCGGCCTCGCCCCGGTTCGGCACGGCCGACGAGTTCCGCCAGCGCGGGGTGATCGTCCGCACCAACGGGCTCGACCCGATCGCGCGGACCTCGCCCGAACGCTGGTTCACCGGCGGGTTCGCCGCGGCGCAGCCCGCGATCACCGAGTGGGCCGTGCAGATGGTGCGCACCACGGACCCTGGCTGCTACATCGCCGCCTGCGAGATCCTCGCCGCGTTCGACGTGCGGGCCGAGCTGGGGCGGGTGGGCGTCCCGACCCTGGTGCTGGTCGGCTCGGAGGACCAGGTCACCGGCCCGGCCGAGGCCCGCACGCTGGTCGCGGGCATCCCGGACGCCCGGCTCGCGGTCGTGCCCGGCGCCTCCCACCTGGTCCCCGTCGAGCAGCCGGCCGCCGTCACGGACCTGCTGGTCCACCACTTCGCCACGGCCTGGCAGCAGCCCTATGACACCGGGCAGATCGCGCTGCCGGGGACGTCGGCCGCGCTGCCGGTGCAGGCCGTGCCGCCGCAGGCCCCCGCGCCGGTCGCCGAGATCGCCCCGGCCACCGCCACGGCGCCGCCCGAGGACCGCCCCGACCGGTACGAGACCGGGCTGAAGATCCGGCGGGAGGTGCTGGGGGACGCGCACGTGGACCAGGAACTGGCCGCGGCCGACCGGTTCTCCGGGGACTTCCAGGAGTTCGTCACCCGCTACGCCTGGGGCGAGGTCTGGGACCGGCCGGGCCTGGACCGCCGTACCCGCAGCTGCATCGCGCTCACCGCGCTGGCCGCCGGCGGCCATCTGGAGGACCTGGCCGCCCACACCCGCGCCGCCCTGCGCAACGGCCTCACGCCCGACGAGATCCGCGAGGTCCTCCTCCAGACCTCCCTCTACTGCGGCCTGCCCGCCGCCGCCGGCGCGTTCCGGGTCGCCCAGCGGGTCATCCAGGAGGAGACGACGCCCACCGAGTGA
- a CDS encoding TetR/AcrR family transcriptional regulator, which produces MKAATRNHIAEVALRLFTEHGYDKVGMRDVAEEADVAVTTVFAHFASKEALVFDQDEHHEERLVGAVANRSPDQSLLNALRAEVLNAVRWFSTPKSISFWTLVESSAALRGYASQMQARHEQALVSAIASDPEAPASATACRALARFTLDAYSLAGAPITRWPQWRKSSISSSPASRPQRAGSRRSR; this is translated from the coding sequence GTGAAGGCGGCGACGCGGAACCACATCGCGGAGGTCGCGCTGCGCCTCTTTACGGAACACGGCTATGACAAGGTGGGCATGCGCGACGTGGCAGAGGAAGCGGACGTCGCCGTGACCACCGTGTTCGCACACTTCGCCTCGAAGGAGGCACTGGTCTTCGACCAGGACGAACATCACGAAGAACGCCTGGTCGGCGCCGTGGCGAACCGGAGCCCCGATCAGTCACTGCTCAACGCGCTGCGCGCCGAGGTGCTCAACGCCGTCCGATGGTTCTCCACACCGAAATCCATCTCGTTCTGGACCCTCGTCGAAAGCTCGGCCGCGCTGCGCGGTTACGCCTCCCAGATGCAGGCGCGGCACGAGCAGGCCCTCGTCTCCGCCATCGCGTCAGACCCCGAGGCGCCCGCGTCCGCCACCGCCTGTCGTGCGCTCGCCCGCTTCACCCTGGACGCCTACTCCCTGGCCGGGGCGCCGATAACCCGCTGGCCGCAGTGGAGGAAATCTTCGATCTCATCGAGCCCGGCTTCGCGCCCGCAGCGGGCCGGCAGTCGGCGAAGCCGCTGA
- a CDS encoding MBL fold metallo-hydrolase — protein MKLTKKSHACVRIDKGGRTLVIDPGGFSEQDAALGADVILVTHEHADHFDEARLRAAMEDNPAAEIYTLKSVAERIAAAFPGRVHTVGHGDAFSAAGFDVQVHGELHAVIHPDIPRITNVGYLIDGGKVFHPGDALTVPDQAVETLMLPVMAPWSKIAEVIDYVREVRPRRAYDIHDALLTDLARPVYDHQIGALGGADHQRLSPGASAEL, from the coding sequence ATGAAGCTCACCAAGAAGTCCCATGCGTGTGTGCGGATCGACAAGGGCGGGCGCACGCTCGTCATCGACCCCGGCGGGTTCAGCGAGCAGGACGCGGCGCTCGGCGCGGACGTCATCCTCGTCACGCACGAGCACGCCGACCACTTCGACGAGGCCCGGCTGCGGGCCGCGATGGAGGACAACCCCGCGGCGGAGATCTACACGCTGAAGTCGGTCGCGGAGCGGATCGCGGCGGCGTTCCCGGGGCGCGTGCACACCGTCGGCCACGGTGACGCCTTCAGCGCCGCGGGCTTCGACGTGCAGGTGCACGGCGAGCTGCACGCCGTGATCCACCCGGACATCCCGCGGATCACCAACGTGGGCTATCTGATCGACGGCGGCAAGGTCTTCCACCCCGGCGACGCCCTCACCGTGCCCGACCAGGCGGTGGAGACGCTGATGCTGCCGGTGATGGCGCCCTGGAGCAAGATCGCCGAGGTGATCGACTACGTCCGCGAGGTGCGCCCGCGGCGCGCCTACGACATCCACGACGCCCTCCTCACCGACCTGGCCCGGCCGGTCTACGACCACCAGATCGGCGCCCTGGGCGGCGCCGACCACCAGCGGCTCAGCCCCGGGGCGTCGGCCGAACTGTGA
- a CDS encoding DUF6278 family protein produces the protein MNLPFLGPRHKKHVTAALPADPESVAALLSECELLRAQAARAGVRLDDTPASLEALDQMVPRWRDDAETLPWLGNDAGLYLGTVLVRTVPGAAWRIRADGEPVLCLASGREVEVVEAGRQWAVTGVPELSQLYGEIAES, from the coding sequence ATGAACCTTCCGTTCCTGGGCCCCCGGCACAAGAAGCACGTCACCGCGGCGCTCCCCGCCGATCCCGAGTCGGTCGCCGCGCTGCTGTCCGAGTGCGAGCTGCTGCGCGCCCAGGCGGCCCGGGCCGGGGTGCGCCTGGACGACACCCCGGCCTCCCTGGAGGCCCTGGACCAGATGGTCCCGCGCTGGCGCGACGACGCCGAGACGCTGCCCTGGCTGGGCAATGACGCGGGGCTGTACCTGGGCACCGTGCTGGTCCGCACCGTGCCCGGCGCCGCCTGGCGGATCCGCGCCGACGGCGAGCCCGTGCTGTGCCTCGCCTCCGGCCGCGAGGTGGAGGTGGTGGAGGCCGGACGGCAGTGGGCCGTGACCGGAGTGCCCGAACTCTCCCAGCTGTACGGCGAGATCGCCGAGTCCTGA
- a CDS encoding IS110 family transposase encodes MGDNPERLNSEAAFAALCGVSPIEYSSSRRSTRRLDHGGDRQANAVPHRMVFTRLRHDPRAQTYDERRSQEGENRRESVRCLRAICRPRGLPPGQTCAVATLGGGAAVRRERV; translated from the coding sequence ATGGGAGACAACCCCGAGCGGCTGAACTCCGAGGCGGCCTTTGCTGCCCTTTGCGGAGTCAGTCCCATCGAGTACTCCTCCAGCCGTCGGAGCACGCGCCGGCTCGACCACGGCGGCGACCGCCAGGCCAACGCGGTCCCGCACCGCATGGTGTTCACCCGCCTGCGCCACGACCCGCGCGCCCAGACGTACGACGAGCGCCGCAGCCAGGAAGGCGAGAACCGACGCGAAAGCGTCCGATGCCTCAGAGCGATATGCCGTCCGCGAGGTCTTCCACCTGGTCAGACCTGTGCAGTCGCAACCCTCGGTGGAGGGGCAGCCGTGAGACGTGAGAGGGTCTGA
- the ggt gene encoding gamma-glutamyltransferase produces the protein MGRPGTRRLAVLAVSAAMVTVGAAAPPGPKTSGPDGKTPVAVGYGGAVASVDKDATAAGIEVLEHGGNAVDAAVATAAALGVTEPYSAGVGGGGYFVYYDAGTRTVHTIDGRETAPLSAGSDLFLENGKPLSFDDAVSSGLAVGTPGTPATWQTALDRWGSRKLASVLQPAERLARDGFTVDDTFRSQTAANETRFRYFPDTAKLFLPGGEPPAVGSTFKNPDLARTYEELARKGTGAIYHGGIGDDIVKTVEHPRVDPASGWKARPGKLAEKDLAVYRAKEQAPTRTSYRGLNVYSIAPSSSGGTTVGEALNILEGSDLSRMSEAQYLHHFIEASRIAFADRGRWVGDPAFEKVPTRQLLSQRFADSRACLIKDDAVLTSPLAPGDPYHPAPCDKGGKAAPTTYEGQNTTHLTVADKWGNVVSYTLTIEQTGGSAMTVPGRGFLLNNELTDFSFAPADPNVPDPNLPGPGKRPRSSISPTIVLDGHNRPVVALGSPGGATIVTTVLQTLTEFLDRRLPLVDAIAAPRASQRNAARTELEPALYDSPLRGQLEAIGHRFSRNPEIGAATGVQRLPDGRWLAAAEKVRRGGGSAMVVKPAP, from the coding sequence ATGGGTCGTCCAGGCACGCGGAGACTGGCGGTTCTGGCGGTTTCGGCCGCCATGGTGACGGTGGGTGCCGCGGCGCCGCCCGGCCCGAAGACGAGCGGACCGGACGGCAAGACCCCCGTGGCCGTGGGCTACGGCGGTGCCGTGGCCAGCGTCGACAAGGACGCCACGGCCGCCGGCATCGAGGTCCTTGAGCACGGCGGGAACGCCGTCGACGCGGCCGTCGCCACCGCCGCCGCACTCGGCGTCACCGAGCCCTACTCGGCCGGTGTGGGCGGGGGCGGCTACTTCGTCTACTACGACGCCGGCACGCGCACGGTACACACCATCGACGGCCGGGAGACCGCCCCGCTGTCCGCCGGCTCCGACCTGTTCCTGGAGAACGGCAAACCCCTCTCCTTCGACGACGCCGTCAGCAGCGGCCTCGCTGTCGGCACCCCGGGCACGCCCGCCACCTGGCAGACGGCCCTGGACCGGTGGGGCAGCAGGAAGCTCGCCTCGGTCCTCCAGCCCGCCGAGCGGCTCGCCCGCGACGGGTTCACCGTGGACGACACCTTCCGCTCCCAGACCGCCGCCAACGAGACCCGGTTCCGCTACTTCCCGGACACCGCCAAGCTGTTCCTGCCCGGCGGCGAACCGCCCGCCGTCGGCTCCACCTTCAAGAACCCTGACCTGGCCCGCACCTACGAGGAGCTGGCGAGGAAGGGCACGGGCGCGATCTACCACGGCGGCATAGGCGACGACATCGTCAAGACGGTCGAACACCCGCGCGTGGACCCCGCCTCCGGCTGGAAGGCCCGCCCCGGCAAGCTCGCCGAGAAGGACCTCGCCGTCTACCGGGCCAAGGAGCAGGCGCCCACCAGGACGTCGTACCGCGGCCTGAACGTCTACTCCATCGCTCCGTCCTCCTCGGGCGGCACCACGGTCGGCGAGGCGCTCAACATCCTGGAGGGTTCCGACCTGTCCAGGATGAGCGAGGCGCAGTACCTGCACCACTTCATCGAGGCCAGCCGGATCGCCTTCGCCGACCGCGGACGCTGGGTCGGCGACCCCGCCTTCGAGAAGGTCCCCACCAGACAGCTGCTGTCGCAGCGGTTCGCCGACTCGCGGGCCTGCCTCATCAAGGACGACGCGGTCCTGACCAGCCCGCTCGCCCCCGGCGACCCGTACCACCCCGCGCCGTGCGACAAGGGCGGCAAGGCGGCCCCGACGACGTACGAGGGCCAGAACACCACCCATCTCACGGTGGCCGACAAGTGGGGCAACGTCGTCTCGTACACCCTCACCATCGAGCAGACCGGCGGCAGCGCGATGACCGTGCCGGGCCGGGGCTTCCTGCTCAACAACGAGCTGACGGACTTCTCCTTCGCCCCGGCCGACCCGAACGTGCCCGACCCGAACCTGCCGGGCCCGGGCAAGCGGCCGCGCTCGTCCATCTCGCCGACCATCGTCCTCGACGGGCACAACCGGCCCGTGGTGGCGCTCGGTTCGCCCGGCGGCGCGACCATCGTCACCACCGTCCTCCAGACCCTGACCGAGTTCCTCGACCGGCGGCTGCCGCTGGTCGACGCGATCGCCGCCCCCCGCGCCAGCCAGCGCAACGCGGCCCGGACGGAACTCGAACCCGCCCTGTACGACAGCCCGTTGCGGGGACAGCTGGAGGCCATCGGGCACCGGTTCAGCCGCAACCCGGAGATCGGCGCCGCGACCGGCGTCCAGCGGCTGCCGGACGGCAGATGGCTGGCCGCCGCCGAGAAGGTACGACGCGGCGGGGGCTCGGCGATGGTGGTGAAACCGGCGCCGTGA
- a CDS encoding exodeoxyribonuclease III, with product MRIATWNVNSITARLPRLLAWLESSGTDVLCLQEAKVAEEQFPVDQLRELGYESAVHATGRWNGVAVLSRVGLADVVKGLPGDPGYDGATEPRAVSATCGPVRVWSVYVPNGREVGHPHYAYKLQWFEALRAAVLGDAQGGRPFAVLGDYNVAPTDDDVYDTAAFEGATHVTPAERAALTSLREAGLSDVVPRPLKYDRPFTYWDYRQLCFPKNRGMRIDLVYGNAPFAQAVKDAYVDREERKGKGASDHAPVVVDLDL from the coding sequence ATGCGCATCGCCACCTGGAACGTGAACTCGATCACCGCCCGCCTCCCGCGCCTGCTGGCCTGGCTGGAGAGCAGCGGCACCGACGTGCTCTGCCTCCAGGAGGCCAAGGTCGCCGAGGAGCAGTTCCCCGTCGATCAGCTGCGGGAGCTGGGCTACGAGAGCGCGGTGCACGCCACCGGCCGGTGGAACGGCGTGGCGGTGCTCTCCCGCGTGGGCCTGGCGGACGTGGTCAAGGGACTGCCCGGCGACCCCGGGTACGACGGCGCGACCGAGCCCCGCGCCGTCTCCGCCACCTGCGGCCCGGTCCGCGTCTGGTCGGTGTACGTGCCCAACGGCCGCGAGGTCGGCCACCCGCACTACGCCTACAAGCTCCAGTGGTTCGAGGCCCTGCGCGCGGCCGTGCTGGGCGACGCGCAGGGCGGCCGCCCCTTCGCCGTCCTCGGCGACTACAACGTGGCGCCGACCGACGACGACGTGTACGACACCGCCGCCTTCGAGGGCGCCACCCACGTCACCCCGGCCGAGCGCGCCGCCCTCACCTCCCTGCGCGAGGCCGGCCTGAGCGACGTCGTCCCGCGCCCCCTCAAGTACGACCGGCCTTTCACCTACTGGGACTACCGTCAGCTCTGCTTCCCCAAGAACCGCGGCATGCGCATCGACCTGGTGTACGGCAACGCGCCCTTCGCCCAGGCCGTCAAGGACGCCTACGTGGACCGCGAGGAACGCAAGGGCAAGGGCGCCTCCGATCACGCGCCCGTGGTGGTCGACCTCGACCTCTGA